One Lentimicrobiaceae bacterium genomic window carries:
- a CDS encoding glycoside hydrolase family 16 protein, with protein MVSFLLIFFASCNDEKTDDSGEPSNLVVEVTLPQSGTGVVQIQAQANNTIEYRLYIGTETQAAASNTSGAFEYTFSNPGTYMISVRAYGTSGRYIKADKQISISDDDPVTVGEGYVTPMQYDGYQLVWNDEFEGNALNSQNWSYETGAGGWGNNELQYYRQENTSVSGGVLTIEARKETYQNSPYTSSRLVTLGKKSFQYGRVDIRALLPEGQGIWPALWMLGNSIQTVGWPKCGETDIMEMIGGSGRENTVYGTLHWDNNNSHAQYGQSYTLPSGNFGDEYHVFSIIWDANKIKWYVNDIKYNEVDITPAHMTEFHEQFFFIFNIAVGGAWPGNPDGSTVFPQQMNVDYIRVFQAN; from the coding sequence ATGGTGTCTTTTTTGCTCATATTTTTTGCTTCTTGCAACGATGAAAAAACAGATGATTCGGGTGAACCATCCAATCTGGTTGTTGAAGTTACCCTTCCTCAATCAGGCACCGGTGTAGTTCAAATTCAGGCTCAGGCCAATAATACCATTGAATACCGTTTATATATTGGCACTGAAACTCAGGCAGCTGCTTCAAACACGAGCGGAGCCTTTGAATACACCTTTTCAAATCCGGGCACTTATATGATTAGCGTGAGGGCATACGGAACATCCGGCAGGTACATAAAAGCAGACAAACAAATAAGCATTAGTGATGACGATCCAGTTACAGTGGGGGAAGGATATGTAACTCCCATGCAATATGACGGTTATCAGCTGGTGTGGAATGATGAATTTGAAGGGAATGCACTGAACAGCCAAAACTGGAGTTACGAAACCGGAGCTGGCGGTTGGGGAAACAATGAACTGCAATATTACAGGCAGGAAAACACATCTGTTTCAGGCGGTGTGCTTACCATTGAAGCCCGCAAGGAAACCTATCAGAACAGCCCTTACACCTCATCACGACTGGTTACCCTGGGTAAAAAATCCTTTCAATATGGAAGAGTTGACATCAGAGCATTATTACCTGAAGGTCAGGGAATTTGGCCTGCGCTCTGGATGCTTGGAAATAGCATTCAGACTGTTGGATGGCCCAAATGCGGCGAAACAGATATTATGGAAATGATAGGTGGAAGCGGCCGTGAAAATACGGTTTACGGAACCTTGCACTGGGATAACAATAACAGCCATGCACAATACGGACAAAGCTACACGCTGCCTTCCGGAAATTTCGGCGATGAATATCACGTCTTTTCTATCATCTGGGATGCCAACAAAATCAAATGGTATGTCAACGACATCAAATACAACGAAGTAGACATTACCCCAGCCCACATGACTGAATTTCACGAACAGTTCTTCTTTATTTTCAATATTGCTGTCGGCGGTGCATGGCCCGGAAACCCGGACGGATCCACCGTATTTCCCCAGCAAATGAATGTAGACTATATCCGCGTTTTTCAGGCGAACTAA
- a CDS encoding glycoside hydrolase family 16 protein: MKKYIFLLIAISTYTLKIAPAQDCYHLIWADEFNNEGKPSSENWSYDLGASGWGNNELQEYTNSSLNSYVEDGKLIITAIKQNNKWTSARLVTKNKADFLYGRMEIRAKLPAGTGTWPAIWMLPTDWEYGNWPASGEIDIMEHVGFDPGNVHATVHTGAYNGSLGTQVGKSIQVPDFDTAFHTYSIEWTKDKIDAFLDNEKYFTFENDHSGNTDTWPFDKKFHFILNIAMGGNWGGQQGVDPELSKLSMEVDYVRVYAQDDKPVISGNSVAKPGETLTFELPFTSGASYTWNLPEDARIQNGAGSHHITAIWGKTSGKVNATIVKPCGQVTAQPFEVTIK; the protein is encoded by the coding sequence ATGAAAAAATATATTTTTCTGTTGATTGCTATCAGCACGTATACTCTTAAAATAGCTCCTGCGCAAGATTGCTATCATCTCATCTGGGCCGATGAATTTAACAACGAAGGAAAACCTTCTTCTGAAAACTGGAGTTATGATTTAGGTGCAAGTGGCTGGGGCAATAATGAACTGCAGGAATACACCAACTCAAGCCTCAATTCATATGTTGAGGATGGCAAGCTTATCATAACGGCCATCAAGCAAAACAACAAATGGACCTCGGCACGGCTGGTTACGAAAAACAAAGCCGATTTCCTTTATGGCCGGATGGAAATCAGAGCCAAACTGCCGGCAGGAACTGGAACATGGCCCGCCATCTGGATGCTCCCAACCGACTGGGAATATGGAAACTGGCCTGCCAGCGGCGAAATTGACATCATGGAACACGTAGGATTTGACCCGGGAAATGTACATGCTACCGTTCATACAGGAGCTTACAATGGCTCTCTTGGCACCCAGGTTGGCAAAAGCATTCAGGTGCCTGACTTTGATACCGCTTTTCACACTTATTCCATTGAATGGACAAAAGACAAAATTGATGCCTTTCTTGACAATGAGAAATACTTCACATTTGAAAACGATCATTCAGGCAATACCGACACATGGCCCTTTGATAAAAAGTTTCATTTTATTCTCAACATAGCCATGGGTGGAAACTGGGGCGGCCAGCAGGGAGTTGACCCTGAATTGAGTAAATTATCCATGGAGGTGGACTATGTAAGAGTATATGCGCAGGATGATAAACCGGTAATTTCAGGAAATTCCGTTGCAAAACCCGGCGAAACCCTCACCTTTGAATTGCCTTTTACTTCCGGAGCCAGCTACACATGGAATTTACCTGAAGATGCCCGGATACAGAACGGAGCAGGAAGCCACCACATTACTGCAATCTGGGGAAAAACATCCGGCAAAGTCAATGCTACTATTGTTAAGCCATGTGGCCAGGTAACAGCCCAACCATTTGAAGTTACAATAAAATAA
- a CDS encoding TonB-dependent receptor: MKKHIQKIILFLVIMLNANLLFAQSHSVSGKITDGESGLGIPGATVLESGTLNGTTTDIDGRFMLKVASPSSILEISFIGFQTQKVPVDKRTTIDITLVPEVTNLSEVVVIGYGTQKKKVVTGAIASVSSDEITSTSVLRVDQAMQGRTAGVQVTNLSGQPGEAPTIRIRGAGTTGNADPLYIVDGLAVGGIDYLNPGDIESIDVLKDAASAAIYGARAANGVVLITTKGSKQGKMTVTYSGYSGIQNVANTIDMLNADQYRMLMNEGARNAGLTEPFDLNEIPQHNTNWQDELFQKNAPIQNHEISVSGGNEKSTYASSMSYFSQQGIIGGDKSQFDRITARLNSKHQVNKVFRFGNTLSYSHITRRGIGSNQSFNGAYSSALNLDPLTPLYETNPDILALPPYSNEPVVTNSSGQVYGISNYVGAEVVNPLALLEIQNGETRVDKLVGSIFGEVELMKGLKVNTNLGIDLAYVLNDGFRPLFYLNGAQLNVDKTSVNKSIDRYFTWQWENTLSYTKKYKDHNISVLLGTTASKYNYENLTGFNAKVPLFDPDNVYLNMATDTVWVATGGAAHSALLSTFGRITYDFKDKYAFTGILRRDGSSKFGANNRYGIFPSLGFSWVASDESFFPKIDQIDIVKFRASWGINGNQEIGNYQFISTIDKSRGYIFGSGRITGASPSYIENADIRWEESEQIDIAMDLGAFNNRLTATVDYYVKTTSGLLEKVAIPAHVGNDAPVANVGSVQNKGIEIALNWRNMAKDFKYSIGINGSYNKNKMTKIGNEEKVLPGATWAIAGMVTRAEEGLPIAYFWGYKTDGIFQNMSEVYQHIGSTGQLLQKNAQPGDVRFVDVNGDGVLDANDRTQIGNPTPDWTFGMNFNLDYKQFDFAMLLTGTYGNDIFNGSQRQDLRYTNRPVSILDRWTAEGTSNEIPRYTWIDINNNSRVSDLYIEDGSYIRVKNVQFGYNLPAGVLKKIGASAWRFYISAENLLTLTKYTGADPEIGALSSFDIGIDRGIYPQARTWRLGTTISF; the protein is encoded by the coding sequence ATGAAAAAACACATACAAAAAATAATACTTTTTCTGGTGATTATGCTGAATGCAAACCTCCTGTTTGCTCAATCGCATAGTGTTTCCGGAAAAATTACAGACGGTGAATCCGGACTTGGAATACCGGGTGCAACCGTGCTGGAATCAGGCACCCTGAACGGGACAACTACTGATATTGACGGGCGGTTTATGTTAAAAGTTGCCAGCCCTTCGTCAATTCTTGAAATTTCCTTCATTGGATTTCAAACCCAAAAAGTTCCTGTTGATAAAAGAACAACCATTGACATTACACTTGTTCCAGAAGTTACAAACCTGAGTGAGGTAGTGGTTATTGGTTACGGCACACAGAAAAAGAAAGTGGTTACCGGCGCCATTGCCAGCGTAAGCTCCGATGAAATCACCTCCACCTCGGTTTTGCGCGTTGATCAGGCAATGCAGGGGCGCACAGCCGGCGTACAGGTAACCAACCTGTCAGGTCAGCCGGGCGAAGCTCCAACAATCCGTATCAGAGGTGCAGGAACCACCGGCAATGCTGATCCGCTTTATATTGTTGATGGATTGGCCGTAGGCGGAATAGACTATCTGAACCCCGGTGACATTGAATCCATCGACGTTCTGAAAGACGCCGCTTCTGCTGCCATTTATGGTGCCAGAGCTGCAAACGGAGTGGTACTTATTACGACCAAAGGCAGTAAACAGGGCAAAATGACCGTAACATATTCAGGATATTCAGGCATTCAGAATGTAGCCAATACAATTGATATGCTTAATGCCGACCAGTATCGTATGCTGATGAATGAAGGAGCCAGAAATGCAGGACTTACCGAGCCTTTTGACCTTAACGAAATTCCACAGCACAACACCAACTGGCAGGACGAGCTATTTCAGAAAAACGCACCTATTCAGAATCACGAAATTTCTGTTAGCGGTGGAAACGAAAAATCAACTTACGCCTCATCCATGTCATATTTTTCCCAACAAGGAATCATCGGGGGCGACAAATCACAATTCGACCGTATAACTGCACGACTAAACAGCAAACACCAGGTAAACAAAGTATTCCGTTTTGGAAACACTTTATCCTATTCTCATATCACCCGCAGGGGCATTGGCAGTAATCAATCGTTTAACGGAGCATACAGCAGCGCCTTGAACCTCGATCCGCTCACTCCGCTTTACGAAACAAATCCTGATATTTTAGCCCTCCCACCCTATTCCAACGAACCGGTTGTAACCAATAGCTCAGGTCAGGTTTATGGAATTTCAAACTATGTGGGTGCTGAGGTTGTAAATCCGCTTGCACTGCTCGAAATCCAGAACGGTGAAACCAGGGTTGACAAACTGGTAGGAAGTATTTTTGGAGAAGTTGAACTGATGAAAGGATTAAAGGTGAACACCAATCTGGGCATTGATTTGGCTTATGTGCTGAATGATGGATTCAGACCACTGTTTTATCTCAATGGAGCACAGCTGAATGTTGACAAAACTTCGGTCAACAAGTCTATCGATCGTTACTTTACATGGCAATGGGAAAACACCTTATCCTACACCAAAAAATATAAAGATCATAACATTTCCGTTCTGCTCGGAACAACTGCCAGTAAATACAATTATGAAAATCTGACAGGTTTTAATGCCAAAGTACCATTGTTCGACCCCGACAATGTATACCTGAATATGGCTACCGATACCGTATGGGTTGCAACCGGCGGTGCAGCACACTCAGCCCTATTGTCAACCTTTGGCCGTATTACTTACGACTTCAAGGATAAATACGCATTTACAGGAATCTTACGCAGAGACGGGTCCTCAAAATTCGGAGCCAACAACAGATACGGCATATTCCCATCACTCGGATTTTCATGGGTAGCCAGCGATGAATCGTTTTTCCCGAAAATTGACCAGATTGACATAGTGAAGTTCAGAGCATCCTGGGGTATAAACGGAAATCAGGAAATAGGCAATTACCAGTTTATTTCGACCATTGACAAAAGCCGGGGCTATATATTTGGTTCTGGAAGAATTACCGGTGCATCTCCTTCGTATATTGAAAATGCTGATATCCGCTGGGAAGAGTCGGAGCAGATTGACATTGCCATGGACCTTGGCGCATTTAATAACCGCCTTACAGCTACCGTTGATTACTATGTAAAAACCACCAGTGGCCTGCTTGAAAAAGTGGCCATACCTGCTCATGTCGGAAATGACGCCCCTGTTGCAAATGTGGGAAGCGTTCAGAACAAGGGTATTGAAATTGCTTTAAACTGGCGGAATATGGCCAAGGACTTTAAATACTCCATTGGTATCAACGGGTCATATAATAAAAACAAAATGACCAAAATCGGCAATGAAGAGAAAGTACTTCCCGGAGCAACCTGGGCAATTGCCGGAATGGTTACCAGGGCCGAAGAAGGCCTGCCCATTGCTTATTTCTGGGGCTATAAAACAGATGGTATATTTCAGAACATGAGCGAAGTGTATCAGCATATAGGAAGCACCGGACAACTGCTTCAGAAAAATGCACAACCCGGCGACGTTCGCTTTGTTGATGTAAACGGAGACGGAGTACTGGATGCCAACGACCGCACCCAAATCGGGAATCCAACACCTGACTGGACATTTGGTATGAACTTCAATCTGGATTATAAACAATTTGATTTTGCCATGTTATTGACCGGCACTTACGGAAATGACATTTTCAACGGCAGCCAGCGACAGGATTTAAGGTACACCAACAGGCCTGTTTCCATACTTGACCGCTGGACAGCTGAAGGCACTTCAAACGAAATACCCCGATACACCTGGATTGACATCAACAACAATAGCCGGGTATCAGACCTTTACATTGAGGATGGTTCATATATCAGGGTGAAAAACGTTCAGTTTGGTTATAACCTGCCTGCAGGAGTGCTGAAAAAAATTGGAGCATCAGCATGGAGGTTTTACATATCAGCCGAAAATCTGCTGACACTGACCAAATACACCGGAGCGGATCCTGAAATTGGTGCCTTAAGCTCTTTTGACATTGGTATTGACAGGGGAATTTATCCTCAGGCAAGAACATGGCGTTTAGGAACAACCATTTCATTCTAA
- a CDS encoding RagB/SusD family nutrient uptake outer membrane protein, which yields MKNTIYKSVKALLLIMLFTACSKDFLDLKPLDQEVTTSFYKTEEQALQALVAVYDVLGYQSIPGVSWAPYITITDILSDDAYAGGGDANDGQDEDELNNFNIPPTSQIVHTIWIKNYIGIYRANLLLEKIDGVEASDEFKARLIAESKFLRAYFYFEQVRYFENIPLLTNTLKGPSEYNQPQSTPAEVYNQIALDLTEAIEVLPENVPAAEAGRITKWAAEALLARVYLFYNGVYNSELQAGSTTVNRTVALNYLEDLIANSGHDLFDDYAENFHLAGEFGKESVFEISYGDTPAWWDWGYPSGGEGNLSAQMQGPRVTGSTNWNRGWSFATVSQKLVNDMAGDPRLELTVLKQEELDGSLSLGYQHTGYFSKKYSSDAEHWGADGQFELNRTCNHRVIRFSDVLLMAAELGSPNAQQYLDRVRSRVGLGSIPATPDNIYKERRLELSLEGIRYFDLLRKGVTYANQALTYSGIRGPNYVGDQQIFDVTFNPATKGFLPIPQTEIDLSGGVLIQNVGY from the coding sequence ATGAAAAATACAATATATAAATCAGTCAAGGCATTGCTGCTTATTATGCTATTTACAGCCTGCAGCAAAGATTTTCTGGATCTGAAACCATTGGATCAGGAAGTGACCACTTCTTTTTATAAAACAGAAGAACAGGCACTCCAGGCCTTGGTTGCGGTTTACGATGTATTAGGCTATCAATCTATTCCTGGTGTTTCATGGGCGCCTTACATCACCATCACCGATATTTTATCTGACGATGCCTATGCTGGTGGCGGCGATGCCAATGACGGACAGGATGAAGACGAACTAAATAACTTTAACATTCCTCCTACAAGTCAGATTGTTCATACCATCTGGATCAAGAATTACATTGGCATATACAGAGCTAACCTGTTGCTTGAAAAAATTGACGGTGTAGAGGCATCTGATGAATTTAAAGCAAGATTGATAGCTGAAAGCAAGTTTTTAAGGGCCTACTTTTATTTTGAGCAAGTACGCTACTTTGAAAACATTCCTTTACTCACCAATACGCTTAAAGGACCTTCGGAATACAATCAGCCTCAAAGCACTCCGGCTGAAGTTTACAACCAGATAGCGCTTGATCTTACCGAAGCAATTGAAGTTTTGCCTGAGAATGTTCCAGCTGCCGAAGCCGGCAGAATTACCAAATGGGCTGCTGAAGCCTTACTGGCCAGGGTTTATTTATTCTACAACGGTGTTTATAACAGCGAACTGCAAGCAGGCAGCACTACTGTAAACCGAACTGTTGCGCTGAACTACCTTGAAGACCTGATTGCCAATAGTGGTCACGACTTGTTTGACGATTATGCCGAGAACTTTCATCTGGCAGGTGAATTTGGAAAAGAATCTGTGTTTGAAATTTCATACGGCGACACTCCGGCATGGTGGGACTGGGGCTACCCGAGTGGTGGCGAAGGCAACTTGTCTGCTCAGATGCAGGGCCCAAGGGTAACCGGATCTACCAACTGGAACAGAGGCTGGAGTTTTGCCACAGTAAGTCAAAAGCTGGTGAACGACATGGCTGGTGACCCGCGGCTTGAGCTAACAGTACTCAAGCAGGAAGAACTTGACGGTTCACTTTCACTTGGCTATCAGCATACCGGATACTTTTCGAAAAAATACAGCTCCGATGCTGAGCACTGGGGTGCCGACGGGCAGTTTGAGCTCAACAGAACCTGTAACCATCGCGTAATCCGTTTTTCAGATGTTCTTTTGATGGCTGCCGAACTTGGCAGTCCGAATGCTCAGCAATATCTCGATCGGGTAAGGTCGCGCGTTGGCCTCGGAAGCATTCCGGCCACGCCTGATAACATATACAAAGAACGCAGACTTGAGCTTTCACTTGAAGGCATCCGATATTTCGATCTTTTGCGCAAAGGTGTCACTTATGCAAATCAGGCATTGACCTATTCAGGCATCAGGGGTCCCAATTACGTGGGTGATCAGCAAATATTTGATGTAACATTTAACCCTGCTACCAAAGGTTTCCTGCCCATACCACAAACGGAAATTGACCTTTCGGGAGGTGTACTGATTCAAAATGTGGGCTACTAA
- a CDS encoding PKD domain-containing protein codes for MKNRFSQWGAKFLLTIGVLSLVTFSSCKDDKEDPVQNPIASFQYAVGTTNFLEVVFTNYSQNATSYSWNFGDGQTSTEQNPTHVYATAGTFEVVLTAKNSANATANFTQTIEIRDPNSALALLAGETSKTWKLFREGTCMGVGPSAEAARSWWSLDNTGIRPCIYYHTFTFNRDGSFVFDDKGSFWGEDLMFDGTPVIGTCFEATAANMINANGDDVSSLLSGTHAYTYEPTTNEVTLIGKGAWMGLAKITTTGESATLPDSRTFKISIEQKTGYDLMIISYQWEGVYWDFSYASYSNPALEPAVVEEEIPFGEDLPDFTPTAMFNTFAAADAANVQELVPTTSAVVLTVGVDDPANAANPKVGQYQRSTEMYPDLKFQLAYDCQFDNFTTVSIDVYVPSSNTYSEGGLTKNISLWIADASQTQEFWTSWVQYDVNLADVVTDEWKTYTFQLESPTSGVGTPKTRTDLDLVGLAIGGSGHAIDGTFYIRNLKFE; via the coding sequence ATGAAAAACAGATTTTCACAATGGGGAGCAAAATTTCTCCTCACCATCGGAGTTCTTTCACTCGTTACATTCTCATCATGTAAAGATGACAAGGAAGATCCGGTTCAAAATCCAATTGCCAGTTTTCAGTACGCAGTCGGTACAACTAATTTTCTGGAAGTAGTCTTTACCAACTACTCACAAAATGCCACTTCTTACAGCTGGAATTTTGGCGACGGACAAACATCAACAGAACAAAACCCGACACATGTTTATGCGACAGCCGGGACATTTGAAGTTGTGCTTACAGCGAAAAATTCGGCCAATGCCACTGCAAACTTTACGCAAACCATAGAGATAAGAGATCCTAATTCAGCGCTGGCATTGCTGGCTGGTGAAACTTCAAAAACCTGGAAACTTTTCAGAGAAGGCACATGTATGGGAGTAGGCCCAAGTGCCGAAGCTGCCCGTTCATGGTGGTCACTCGACAATACAGGCATCAGGCCATGTATTTACTACCACACCTTTACCTTCAACCGCGACGGTTCTTTTGTATTTGACGACAAAGGCTCATTCTGGGGCGAAGATTTGATGTTTGACGGAACTCCTGTAATTGGCACTTGTTTTGAAGCAACAGCAGCCAATATGATCAATGCCAATGGCGATGATGTAAGTTCATTGCTGAGTGGTACGCATGCTTACACCTACGAACCTACCACCAATGAAGTTACCCTGATTGGAAAAGGTGCCTGGATGGGATTGGCAAAAATCACCACCACGGGAGAATCAGCTACCTTGCCTGATAGCAGAACATTCAAAATTTCCATTGAACAGAAAACCGGTTATGACCTGATGATCATCTCTTACCAGTGGGAAGGTGTTTACTGGGACTTCTCCTATGCTTCCTATTCTAACCCTGCTCTTGAACCTGCAGTAGTTGAAGAAGAAATTCCATTTGGCGAAGATTTACCTGACTTTACTCCAACAGCCATGTTCAATACATTTGCAGCAGCTGATGCGGCCAATGTTCAGGAACTTGTACCTACTACTTCAGCTGTAGTTCTTACTGTTGGCGTTGACGACCCTGCCAATGCTGCCAATCCAAAAGTTGGTCAATACCAGAGAAGCACTGAAATGTACCCCGACCTGAAATTTCAGTTGGCTTATGACTGTCAGTTTGACAATTTCACTACGGTTTCCATTGATGTGTATGTTCCAAGTTCCAATACATATAGCGAAGGTGGCTTAACCAAGAACATTTCATTATGGATTGCCGATGCCAGTCAGACACAGGAATTCTGGACAAGCTGGGTACAATATGATGTGAACCTGGCAGATGTGGTAACTGACGAATGGAAAACTTATACTTTCCAGCTGGAATCACCAACCTCAGGAGTAGGAACACCAAAAACACGCACAGATCTTGACCTGGTGGGTCTTGCAATCGGGGGCTCAGGCCATGCAATAGACGGCACTTTCTACATCCGTAACTTAAAATTTGAATAA